Proteins from one Syntrophaceae bacterium genomic window:
- a CDS encoding sigma-54-dependent Fis family transcriptional regulator, which translates to MSVCILVIDDDAVACEFLQEALSREGHEIHARTSARKALEEDLSRYDLLLSDIRMPDMDGLQFLRAVHESWPQVPVIMMTAFGSLETTMEALRLGAWDYISKPFSPDAIRAMVRKVLEVKSLHQLRMKGEPKAETESHFIGSSATMVNFYKQLARVADASASILIEGESGTGKELTARSLHQFSARRDLPFIPVHCGAIPDTLLESELFGYERGAFTGADHSHPGLLEAAKDGTIFLDEITEMSPALQGKLLRFMQNGEIRRLGGHDVRHASVRVVAAGNRNIDEDVRSGRFRADLLYRFVVRLHIPPLRNHKEDIPQLVKSLLQKIGHPTVRVSDEAMEWFMAYDWPGNVRELENVLQQTLLLSPFAVILPENLPLRFRLERADEPTLPSITPLESAERDQILQTLRTTSWNQSRTATLLGIDRKTLRTKILRYGLQRENGS; encoded by the coding sequence ATGAGCGTGTGCATCCTTGTGATCGACGATGACGCCGTGGCGTGCGAGTTCCTCCAGGAAGCGCTCTCCCGGGAGGGGCATGAGATCCATGCCCGGACCTCGGCCCGCAAGGCGCTGGAGGAGGACCTGTCCCGATACGACCTTCTCCTGTCGGACATCCGGATGCCCGACATGGACGGGCTGCAGTTTCTTCGCGCCGTCCACGAGTCCTGGCCACAGGTTCCCGTCATCATGATGACGGCTTTCGGATCTCTGGAGACGACGATGGAAGCGCTCCGTCTCGGCGCCTGGGACTATATCAGCAAGCCCTTCTCTCCCGATGCCATCCGGGCCATGGTCCGGAAGGTCCTGGAGGTGAAAAGCCTTCACCAATTGCGGATGAAGGGAGAACCCAAGGCGGAAACGGAATCGCACTTCATCGGCTCCTCCGCGACCATGGTGAATTTCTACAAGCAGCTGGCCCGGGTCGCCGACGCCTCGGCAAGCATCCTCATCGAGGGGGAAAGCGGCACGGGCAAGGAGCTGACGGCCCGCTCCCTTCACCAGTTCAGCGCCCGCCGGGACCTGCCCTTCATCCCCGTCCACTGCGGTGCCATTCCGGACACGCTTCTCGAATCGGAACTGTTTGGCTATGAGCGGGGAGCCTTCACGGGAGCGGATCATTCCCATCCGGGACTTCTGGAAGCCGCCAAGGACGGGACCATCTTCCTCGACGAAATCACCGAGATGTCGCCCGCCCTGCAGGGGAAGCTTCTCCGGTTCATGCAGAACGGGGAGATCCGGCGCTTGGGAGGACATGACGTCCGGCATGCCTCTGTCCGGGTGGTGGCGGCGGGCAACCGGAACATCGACGAAGACGTGCGGAGCGGGCGCTTCCGAGCGGACCTCCTGTACCGGTTCGTCGTCCGCCTCCACATTCCGCCGCTCCGAAACCACAAGGAGGACATTCCCCAACTGGTGAAATCCCTGCTGCAGAAAATCGGGCACCCGACGGTCCGCGTCTCCGACGAGGCCATGGAGTGGTTCATGGCCTACGACTGGCCGGGAAACGTTCGGGAACTGGAAAACGTCCTTCAGCAGACGCTCCTGCTCTCGCCCTTTGCCGTTATCCTGCCGGAGAATCTGCCGCTCCGGTTCCGCCTGGAACGGGCCGATGAACCGACCCTCCCGTCCATAACGCCCCTTGAGTCGGCGGAGCGGGACCAGATCCTCCAGACGCTCCGGACGACCTCGTGGAACCAGAGCCGGACGGCGACGCTCCTCGGCATCGACCGTAAGACGCTCCGGACCAAGATTCTTCGCTACGGTCTGCAGCGGGAAAACGGCTCCTGA
- a CDS encoding sugar phosphate isomerase/epimerase: protein MQEIIQQIHVHVPFALLRDRYLEFMIEKGLQPEISISHAALETFGRDDFKQVAGRLRAAGVPVTFHAPFIDLRPGAVDPEIRRVSVRRIEQVFELVPLFQPRVVVCHPAFDPRYYISQEGAWLENSIRTWRHFEAFARERGTRIALENVYETHPVQLKPLLSALDPSVSCFCFDTGHGNAFSGATMVEWMDELEEFLGHVHLHDNAGRTDEHLPVGDGNFPFPGFFERLRSLPRRPLLTVEAHSERNLWRTVGNLKAMGLLEDWNTDA, encoded by the coding sequence ATGCAGGAAATCATTCAGCAGATTCATGTGCATGTCCCGTTTGCGCTCCTCAGGGACCGTTACCTGGAGTTCATGATCGAGAAGGGCTTGCAGCCGGAGATTTCCATCAGTCATGCCGCGCTGGAAACCTTCGGGAGGGACGATTTCAAACAGGTCGCCGGCCGGCTCCGGGCCGCCGGTGTTCCCGTCACGTTTCACGCCCCCTTCATCGACCTGCGGCCGGGCGCGGTGGATCCGGAGATACGCCGGGTCAGCGTCCGCCGGATCGAGCAGGTCTTCGAACTGGTCCCCCTGTTTCAGCCCAGGGTCGTGGTCTGCCATCCCGCCTTCGATCCCCGCTACTACATTTCCCAGGAAGGTGCCTGGCTGGAAAACAGCATCCGGACCTGGCGGCATTTCGAGGCCTTTGCCCGGGAAAGGGGAACGAGGATCGCCCTGGAAAACGTCTATGAAACCCACCCGGTCCAGCTGAAGCCCCTGCTGTCCGCCCTGGACCCTTCGGTTTCCTGCTTCTGTTTCGATACCGGCCACGGCAACGCCTTTTCCGGTGCCACGATGGTGGAATGGATGGACGAACTGGAAGAGTTTCTGGGTCATGTCCATCTTCACGACAACGCCGGCCGGACGGACGAGCATCTGCCAGTCGGCGACGGAAATTTCCCCTTTCCCGGATTCTTCGAGCGGCTCCGTTCCCTGCCGCGAAGGCCCCTCCTGACCGTGGAGGCCCACAGCGAACGAAATCTCTGGCGGACGGTGGGAAATCTCAAGGCAATGGGACTTCTCGAGGATTGGAACACTGATGCATAA
- a CDS encoding GerMN domain-containing protein, with protein sequence MASKKQKRSMEVRTRKKKKGWRTLALSAITLAVVGLLIFFFVTLFDALFPTSGKGTAQRKEKREVVLYFSDANERFLVTEKRFVPKEATDEEQAREIVKALLSGSKTGNMATLPSKADVQGVRIREDGTAEVSFTKTLVSAHPGSGTSEMATVFSLTNSICTNLPAVKRVRILLDGKELASIRGHIDTRKPFTPRNLTAPGAKS encoded by the coding sequence ATGGCATCGAAGAAACAGAAACGCTCGATGGAAGTCCGAACCCGAAAAAAGAAAAAAGGATGGCGGACGCTTGCCCTGTCCGCTATCACCCTGGCCGTGGTGGGTCTCCTCATCTTCTTTTTTGTGACCCTCTTCGACGCCCTTTTCCCGACCTCCGGCAAGGGAACAGCCCAGAGAAAGGAGAAGCGGGAGGTCGTTCTGTACTTCTCGGACGCCAATGAGCGGTTCCTCGTCACGGAGAAGCGATTCGTTCCGAAGGAGGCGACGGATGAAGAGCAGGCCCGGGAGATCGTCAAGGCCCTCCTGTCCGGTTCCAAGACGGGAAACATGGCGACCCTGCCGTCGAAGGCGGACGTACAGGGCGTCCGGATCCGGGAGGACGGAACGGCGGAGGTAAGCTTCACCAAGACCCTCGTCAGCGCCCACCCCGGCAGTGGGACGAGTGAAATGGCAACGGTCTTTTCGCTGACGAATTCAATCTGTACGAATCTCCCCGCGGTCAAGAGAGTCCGGATCCTGCTGGACGGCAAGGAACTGGCTTCCATCCGGGGACACATCGATACGCGGAAGCCCTTCACACCGCGGAACCTTACGGCACCGGGCGCCAAGTCCTGA
- a CDS encoding HD domain-containing protein: protein MKDLANFLFEVGMLQRTPRTGFQFLGSGGESVAEHVLRTLFIGYTLCRLDEQADLRKVLQICLFHDLPEARTGDMNYVNKKYVTVDEEKAVEDLASTLFFGEDIREAVREFNEKRTRESLIAHDADQLSLILILKECGDLGNKYSPEWISYARKRLCTDNGRKLATAILETEWSDWWFKEKGDWWVNGNRG, encoded by the coding sequence ATGAAAGACCTCGCCAATTTCCTCTTTGAAGTAGGCATGCTCCAGCGGACGCCCCGAACGGGCTTCCAGTTCCTGGGTTCCGGCGGGGAGTCCGTGGCGGAGCATGTACTGCGGACGCTCTTCATCGGTTATACCCTTTGCCGCCTGGACGAACAGGCGGACCTCCGGAAAGTCCTGCAGATCTGCCTGTTCCACGACCTCCCCGAGGCCAGGACGGGAGACATGAACTATGTGAACAAGAAGTACGTCACCGTGGACGAGGAAAAGGCGGTTGAGGACCTGGCGTCCACCCTCTTCTTCGGCGAGGACATTCGCGAGGCTGTCCGGGAATTCAATGAAAAGAGGACCCGCGAGTCGCTGATCGCCCACGATGCAGACCAGTTGTCGCTCATCCTGATCCTGAAGGAATGCGGCGATCTGGGAAACAAGTACAGCCCGGAGTGGATTTCCTATGCCCGCAAGCGCCTCTGCACGGACAACGGCCGGAAGCTCGCCACTGCGATCCTGGAGACGGAATGGTCCGACTGGTGGTTCAAGGAAAAAGGCGACTGGTGGGTTAACGGCAACCGGGGCTGA
- a CDS encoding cyclic nucleotide-binding domain-containing protein yields the protein MNEDSVSFLQEPELFRDLKAEQIRELIDISRRVTFRAGEIIMREGEEGDTLYIILDGTVEVVKSLVLPGMEEDDAADKSKVFTRLGAQDHAVFGEIALLEKQKRTATITALTDCVLYEIRKDDFLRIAEEDTALGYRVALNLARIVSTRLRKADEDTIKLTTALSIILKQT from the coding sequence ATGAATGAAGACAGCGTTTCCTTCCTGCAGGAACCGGAACTCTTCCGTGATCTGAAGGCGGAACAAATTCGCGAACTCATTGACATCTCCCGCCGTGTAACATTCCGTGCCGGGGAGATCATCATGCGGGAAGGCGAAGAAGGCGACACGCTCTACATCATTCTCGACGGTACCGTGGAAGTGGTAAAAAGCCTCGTTCTCCCGGGGATGGAAGAAGATGATGCGGCGGACAAAAGCAAGGTTTTCACTCGCCTGGGCGCCCAGGACCATGCTGTGTTCGGTGAAATCGCCCTCCTGGAAAAGCAGAAGCGAACGGCCACCATCACGGCCTTGACGGACTGCGTGCTGTATGAAATCCGAAAGGATGATTTTCTCCGGATCGCCGAGGAGGATACCGCCCTGGGTTATCGCGTGGCCCTGAATCTGGCCAGGATTGTCAGCACCCGTCTGCGGAAGGCCGACGAGGATACCATCAAGCTGACAACGGCATTGAGCATTATTCTGAAACAGACGTGA
- the rsfS gene encoding ribosome silencing factor, producing MALHCVNACLTKKAQDLTILDVRSLSSFTDYFILCTGQSDRQVQAVCAAVQEYMKERGIRPLGIEGERHGRWVLMDYGDVVIHIFYETVRELYDLERLWSEAPQWKIPDDVTHMDVLEEVPGR from the coding sequence CTGGCCCTCCACTGCGTCAATGCCTGCCTTACCAAGAAAGCACAAGACCTGACGATTCTGGACGTCAGGAGCCTCTCCTCATTCACCGACTATTTCATCCTCTGCACCGGCCAATCGGACCGCCAGGTCCAGGCCGTCTGCGCCGCCGTGCAGGAATATATGAAGGAGAGGGGGATACGCCCCCTGGGCATCGAGGGCGAGCGACACGGGCGATGGGTCCTCATGGATTACGGAGACGTGGTGATCCACATCTTCTATGAGACCGTGCGGGAGTTGTACGACCTGGAACGCCTGTGGTCGGAGGCACCGCAATGGAAGATCCCCGACGACGTCACCCACATGGACGTTCTCGAGGAGGTCCCGGGGCGTTGA
- the fusA gene encoding elongation factor G, which translates to MTVKTKLSRIRNIGIIAHIDAGKTTVTERILYYTGRSYKMGEVHDGEAVMDWMPQEQERGITITAAVTTCNWDNHEIHIIDTPGHVDFTIEVERSLRVLDGAVVVFCAVGGVEPQSETVWHQADKYGVPKIAFVNKMDRIGADYSRTLDMMRDRFSSLPLPIQIPAGQEDGFQGIVDLIRRKFITWDNSTQGQNYTVQDVPEAFAGAMQEHRDRMIEILADLDDGIAEKYLAGEEIGEEEIREAVRQATLSLRAVPVMCGTALRNKGIQPLLDAVVHYLPSPVDVPPVRGHHPVTHEEEVRPSSASEPLCALAFKVQLDEGRKITYLRIYSGQIKAGGEIYNAGKGRKEKIARLLKMHANKRERVETATAGDIIAVVGLKDTTTGDTICDEGHPILLEPMDVYEPVISQAIEAKTPADQERLIVALAKFVDEDPTLRVKYDDETAQTVISGMGELHLEIIIDRLIREFNAHVNVGKPRVVYRETIQKRLELDGVFEKELGDRRHFGSVRLRLEPQERGAGNDIVNRIDSVQVPEEFHHVLIEGVREAMFSGTVAGYPVIDVRVTLLGGSYRDSESSPLGYKIAASTAFREGFSQADPVLLEPLMLVDILSPSEFMGEVIGDINARKGEVQAIAPRGPISEIRAKVPLRAMFGYSTDLRSATQGRATFSMHFLEFGRSGS; encoded by the coding sequence ATGACAGTCAAGACGAAACTCTCCAGGATCCGGAACATCGGCATCATCGCCCATATCGATGCGGGAAAGACGACCGTGACGGAGCGGATTCTCTATTACACGGGCCGTTCCTACAAGATGGGCGAGGTACATGACGGGGAAGCGGTCATGGACTGGATGCCCCAGGAACAGGAACGCGGCATCACCATCACGGCGGCGGTGACGACCTGCAACTGGGATAACCACGAGATCCACATCATCGACACTCCGGGCCACGTGGATTTCACCATCGAGGTGGAGCGGTCCCTGCGGGTTCTCGACGGGGCCGTCGTGGTCTTCTGCGCTGTCGGCGGCGTCGAACCCCAGTCGGAAACGGTCTGGCATCAGGCCGACAAATACGGCGTTCCGAAGATCGCCTTCGTCAACAAGATGGACCGTATCGGCGCCGACTATTCCCGAACCCTGGACATGATGCGGGACCGGTTCTCCTCGCTTCCTCTCCCGATACAAATTCCAGCAGGACAGGAAGACGGGTTCCAGGGCATCGTGGACTTGATCCGCCGCAAGTTCATCACCTGGGACAACAGCACCCAGGGACAGAACTACACCGTCCAGGACGTTCCGGAGGCGTTTGCCGGGGCGATGCAGGAGCATCGGGACCGGATGATCGAGATCCTGGCCGATCTGGACGACGGCATTGCCGAGAAGTACCTGGCCGGCGAGGAAATCGGCGAGGAGGAAATCCGGGAGGCCGTCCGCCAGGCGACGCTTTCCCTTCGGGCCGTCCCGGTGATGTGCGGCACCGCCTTGCGGAACAAAGGCATCCAGCCGCTCCTCGACGCAGTGGTCCACTACCTGCCCTCCCCCGTGGACGTCCCTCCGGTCCGGGGCCATCATCCCGTCACCCATGAAGAAGAGGTCCGTCCCAGCAGCGCCTCGGAGCCGCTGTGCGCCCTGGCTTTCAAGGTTCAGCTCGACGAAGGGCGAAAAATCACCTATCTGCGCATCTACTCCGGTCAGATCAAGGCCGGCGGCGAGATCTACAACGCCGGCAAAGGCCGGAAGGAAAAAATCGCCCGCCTGTTGAAGATGCACGCCAACAAGCGGGAACGCGTCGAGACGGCCACTGCGGGCGACATCATCGCCGTTGTGGGCCTCAAGGACACCACGACCGGCGACACGATCTGCGACGAGGGTCATCCGATCCTCCTGGAGCCAATGGACGTCTACGAACCGGTCATCAGCCAGGCCATCGAGGCAAAGACCCCGGCGGACCAGGAGCGGCTTATCGTAGCCCTGGCAAAGTTCGTCGACGAAGACCCCACCCTGCGGGTGAAATACGACGACGAGACGGCCCAGACAGTGATCTCGGGCATGGGGGAACTGCACCTGGAGATCATCATCGACCGCCTGATCCGGGAGTTCAACGCCCATGTCAACGTCGGCAAGCCGCGGGTCGTTTACCGGGAAACGATCCAGAAGCGCCTGGAACTGGACGGCGTCTTTGAAAAGGAACTGGGGGACCGCCGTCACTTCGGATCCGTGCGGCTCCGCCTGGAGCCTCAGGAGCGGGGGGCGGGCAACGACATCGTCAACCGCATCGACTCCGTCCAGGTGCCGGAGGAATTTCATCACGTTCTGATCGAGGGCGTCCGGGAGGCCATGTTCAGCGGCACCGTGGCCGGTTACCCGGTTATCGATGTCAGGGTGACCCTGCTGGGGGGCTCGTACCGGGACAGCGAATCCTCTCCACTCGGCTACAAGATCGCCGCCTCCACGGCGTTCCGCGAGGGCTTTTCCCAGGCGGATCCGGTGCTTCTGGAGCCGCTCATGCTGGTTGATATTCTCTCCCCCTCGGAGTTCATGGGCGAGGTGATCGGCGACATCAACGCCCGGAAAGGGGAGGTTCAGGCCATCGCACCCCGCGGTCCCATCAGCGAAATCCGAGCGAAGGTGCCCCTGCGGGCCATGTTCGGATACTCGACCGATCTCCGCTCCGCCACCCAGGGTCGGGCGACGTTCTCCATGCATTTTCTCGAATTCGGCAGGAGCGGATCATAA
- the rfaE2 gene encoding D-glycero-beta-D-manno-heptose 1-phosphate adenylyltransferase has protein sequence MNKILDRQTLKQVLEELREQGKRIAFTNGCFDILHVGHIRYLREAKKTADILVLALNSDRSVRSIKGERRPIVPEKERADVMAALEMVDYVTVFDEDTPGELIAFLEPDVLIKGGDWSAETVVGRDVIKRRGGKIVIVPLTEGVSTTNVIGKVLEVYGTETK, from the coding sequence ATGAACAAGATTCTGGACCGGCAGACCCTGAAACAGGTTCTCGAAGAGCTCCGCGAACAGGGCAAGCGGATCGCCTTCACCAACGGCTGCTTCGACATCCTCCACGTGGGCCACATTCGCTACCTGAGAGAGGCGAAGAAGACAGCCGACATTCTGGTCCTGGCCCTCAATTCCGACCGCTCCGTCCGCTCCATCAAGGGGGAGCGGCGACCCATCGTCCCCGAGAAGGAACGGGCCGACGTCATGGCGGCGCTGGAGATGGTGGACTATGTCACCGTCTTCGACGAGGACACACCGGGCGAGCTCATTGCCTTCCTGGAACCGGACGTCCTCATCAAGGGAGGGGACTGGAGCGCGGAGACAGTGGTCGGGCGGGACGTGATCAAACGCCGGGGAGGAAAGATCGTGATCGTGCCCCTTACGGAGGGCGTCTCGACGACGAATGTCATCGGGAAGGTTCTCGAGGTCTACGGCACCGAGACAAAGTGA
- a CDS encoding tetratricopeptide repeat protein, whose product MNRKRFLLTIITGLCAILLWGCATTQEKTANADRHLRMALAYMTSGQFSPALKELLEAEKLTPDNPKIHYAIGLVYMEKNMPSQAIRSFLRALELKPDYSEAHVSIGTIYYSTGRLDEAIVSFNRAISNPVYETPGLAFYNLGRTYAKKKDNPMALRMFSEAIQRDRGGYLVPLVEFHIGLVRMGEGDCNKAVGHFGKAVELSPAYAEAHLKLGECQLRQGRKTEAAKSFETVVQQAPNSDFAARAREFLKTLSR is encoded by the coding sequence ATGAACCGCAAGCGATTCTTGCTCACCATCATCACGGGTCTCTGCGCGATCCTGCTGTGGGGATGCGCAACCACACAGGAGAAAACGGCGAATGCGGACCGGCACCTGCGCATGGCCCTGGCTTACATGACTTCCGGCCAGTTCAGTCCCGCCCTCAAGGAGCTTCTGGAAGCGGAAAAACTGACCCCGGACAATCCGAAAATCCATTACGCGATCGGCCTCGTCTACATGGAAAAGAACATGCCATCCCAGGCCATAAGATCCTTTCTCCGGGCTCTGGAATTGAAGCCCGACTACTCGGAGGCCCACGTCTCCATCGGAACGATTTACTACTCGACAGGCCGCCTGGACGAGGCCATTGTATCCTTCAACCGCGCGATATCCAACCCGGTTTACGAAACGCCGGGCCTCGCCTTCTACAATCTGGGACGCACCTACGCCAAAAAGAAGGACAATCCGATGGCCCTTCGCATGTTTTCAGAAGCGATCCAGCGCGACCGCGGCGGTTACCTCGTTCCCCTGGTCGAATTCCATATCGGCCTCGTCCGGATGGGAGAGGGCGACTGCAACAAGGCCGTCGGCCACTTCGGGAAGGCGGTGGAACTGTCGCCGGCCTATGCGGAAGCACACTTGAAGCTCGGTGAATGCCAGCTTCGCCAAGGCAGGAAGACGGAAGCCGCCAAGTCTTTCGAGACGGTCGTTCAGCAGGCACCGAACAGCGATTTCGCCGCCCGGGCTCGGGAATTCCTGAAAACCCTTTCCCGCTGA
- a CDS encoding D-aminoacylase, translating to MNPGKTDREFDLVIQGGHVFNGLGTPGLDADVAVREDRIVLIAPGIAPKRARRVIDARGLAVAPGFIDPHSHTDLELLVNPRAESKIRQGVTTEIAGNCGFTLFPMVGAFRSEKERLLRDRYGIDLTWEGVNGFFDALADRGMAVNYATFLGHGSLRQAVVGPDDRAARPGEIERMKELLDAAMRSGVMGLSTGLIYAPGMFASPEELIAMCSVVAHWGGVYTTHMRDEGDFLAESVEESIAVARAAGVSLQLSHLKLAYPRNWPKVHQVLSRISEVRAHGLDILADRYPYTATSTFLSVFFPRWVKDGSIRENLLRVRDTNRGEELRKHLLRQEEKLGSWDSIQIASVLTEKNSRLVGKTILQAARESGREPFDFILDLVVEENDQVGMINFSLNEETFKRIILHPLVVIGSDGWALAPYGLLSRDKPHPRSYGTFPRMLGRYVRDEKIMSLGRAIEKMTSLTAEKFGLTGRGRIQKGWFADIVVFDPARIMDRSTWENPHQYPVGIGQVIVNGRVVIDGGEHTGELPGRILRHSPRQMNI from the coding sequence ATGAATCCAGGAAAAACGGACAGGGAATTCGACCTCGTCATCCAGGGAGGTCACGTCTTCAACGGACTCGGGACGCCGGGCCTGGATGCCGACGTGGCCGTCCGGGAGGACCGCATCGTTCTGATCGCGCCGGGTATCGCCCCGAAGCGCGCCCGGCGGGTGATCGACGCCCGCGGGTTGGCCGTCGCCCCGGGATTCATCGATCCCCACAGCCACACGGACCTGGAACTGCTCGTCAATCCCCGGGCGGAGAGCAAGATCCGGCAGGGCGTGACCACGGAAATCGCCGGGAACTGCGGATTCACCCTGTTTCCCATGGTGGGCGCCTTCCGCTCCGAGAAGGAGCGGCTGCTCCGGGATCGCTACGGGATCGATCTAACCTGGGAGGGAGTGAACGGTTTTTTCGATGCCCTTGCCGACCGGGGGATGGCCGTCAATTACGCCACCTTTCTGGGGCATGGCAGCCTGCGGCAGGCCGTGGTCGGCCCCGACGACCGGGCCGCCCGTCCCGGGGAGATCGAGCGCATGAAGGAACTCCTCGATGCCGCCATGCGGAGTGGCGTGATGGGCCTTTCCACCGGCCTGATTTATGCCCCCGGCATGTTCGCCTCCCCCGAAGAGTTGATCGCCATGTGCTCCGTCGTGGCCCACTGGGGCGGTGTCTATACGACCCATATGCGGGACGAGGGGGATTTCCTGGCGGAATCGGTTGAGGAGTCCATCGCGGTGGCCCGGGCCGCAGGGGTCAGCCTTCAGCTTTCCCACCTCAAGCTGGCCTATCCCAGGAACTGGCCCAAGGTTCACCAGGTCCTCTCCCGTATCTCGGAGGTCCGGGCACACGGACTGGACATCCTGGCGGACCGCTACCCCTACACGGCCACCTCGACGTTCCTGAGCGTGTTTTTCCCGCGCTGGGTCAAGGACGGGTCCATCCGGGAAAACCTGCTCCGGGTCCGGGACACCAACCGGGGGGAAGAACTGAGAAAACACCTCCTCCGGCAGGAGGAGAAGCTGGGAAGCTGGGACAGCATTCAGATCGCCTCCGTCCTGACAGAGAAAAACAGCCGCCTGGTAGGCAAGACGATCCTCCAGGCAGCCCGGGAATCCGGACGGGAACCATTCGATTTCATTCTCGATCTGGTTGTGGAAGAGAACGACCAGGTGGGAATGATCAATTTTTCCCTGAACGAGGAGACCTTCAAGCGCATCATCCTCCACCCCCTGGTCGTGATCGGATCCGACGGGTGGGCCCTGGCCCCCTACGGCCTTCTCTCCCGGGACAAGCCGCATCCACGTTCTTACGGAACATTCCCGCGCATGCTGGGCCGCTACGTCCGAGATGAAAAGATCATGTCCCTGGGACGGGCCATCGAAAAAATGACCTCCCTCACGGCGGAGAAGTTCGGGCTGACCGGGCGGGGACGTATTCAGAAGGGATGGTTCGCGGACATCGTGGTTTTCGATCCCGCCCGCATCATGGACCGGTCCACCTGGGAGAACCCTCACCAGTACCCGGTGGGTATCGGGCAGGTCATCGTGAACGGACGGGTGGTGATCGACGGCGGGGAGCATACGGGAGAGCTGCCGGGACGGATTCTCCGCCACTCGCCCCGGCAGATGAACATCTGA
- a CDS encoding ComF family protein, with amino-acid sequence MKSFLAGLADLVFPPRCVSCSGELESGARFSLCEGCRTGIGYIHSPFCTVCGEPFESDAEKDHPCGSCLVSPPPFVTARSLARHDGILMAMIHRLKYREQSRLASPLGRLLAAGDYPGLRIGEASLVVPVPLHLRRLRQRGFNQSLLLAKAVGKRHGIPVDARSLRRPVPSDPQVSLGRKQRERNVRGVFTVGSAERIKGKCILLVDDVYTTGSTLKECARVLLRAGAREVKVLTLARSVDNLHPHGENLKNGGREA; translated from the coding sequence TTGAAGTCCTTCCTGGCGGGGCTTGCCGACCTGGTTTTTCCGCCCCGCTGCGTTTCCTGCAGCGGCGAACTGGAAAGCGGGGCGCGTTTCTCCCTCTGCGAAGGATGCCGGACCGGGATCGGTTACATTCATTCCCCCTTCTGCACGGTCTGCGGAGAGCCCTTCGAATCGGATGCGGAAAAAGATCATCCCTGCGGCTCCTGCCTGGTCAGCCCTCCTCCTTTCGTCACCGCACGCTCCCTGGCACGTCACGATGGAATCCTGATGGCCATGATCCATCGGCTCAAATACCGGGAGCAGTCCCGCCTGGCATCGCCCCTGGGACGCCTTCTGGCTGCCGGCGACTATCCGGGCCTGCGGATCGGGGAGGCCTCCCTCGTCGTCCCGGTGCCCCTTCATCTGCGGCGCCTGCGGCAGCGGGGTTTCAACCAGTCCCTCCTCCTGGCGAAGGCCGTCGGGAAGCGCCACGGCATCCCCGTCGACGCCCGTTCGCTCAGGAGACCCGTCCCTTCCGACCCGCAGGTATCCCTCGGCAGGAAGCAGAGGGAACGAAACGTCCGGGGCGTCTTTACCGTGGGGAGCGCGGAGCGGATCAAGGGAAAATGTATCCTCCTGGTGGACGACGTCTATACGACGGGGAGCACCCTGAAGGAATGCGCCCGGGTTCTCCTCCGGGCCGGTGCCCGGGAGGTCAAGGTCCTCACCTTGGCGCGATCGGTGGACAACCTCCATCCGCACGGGGAGAATTTGAAAAATGGTGGCCGGGAAGCCTGA